A genomic window from Sphingobacterium spiritivorum includes:
- a CDS encoding alpha/beta hydrolase: MATKDLTIILVHGAWGDGSHWRGVIPTLTDAGYKVRSVQNPLTSLEDDIAKTTDIINAQEGKVLLVGHSYGGTVISGAGNHDKVAGLVFIAAFAPDKGDSLVGLLGRRPSSGGTSIYPDDKGFLWIKYDEFHQAFCQDYDEKESLIMSLSQRPIHGQCFGDMAGDPAWAVKPSWYQISDADHMIPPETQREMAERMQSKKTIHLDAGHASLASHPSEVATLILQAEKQFNNSNVSLSTGNGTFSLLLVR, encoded by the coding sequence ATGGCAACAAAAGATTTAACCATTATTTTGGTACATGGTGCATGGGGAGACGGCTCACATTGGCGAGGAGTGATCCCTACTTTAACAGATGCAGGATATAAAGTCCGTAGCGTTCAGAATCCGTTGACTTCTTTAGAAGATGATATTGCTAAGACTACAGATATTATCAATGCGCAGGAAGGTAAGGTATTATTAGTCGGCCATTCGTATGGCGGGACTGTAATTTCAGGCGCGGGAAATCACGACAAAGTGGCTGGACTTGTATTTATAGCCGCTTTTGCTCCGGACAAAGGAGACAGCCTTGTAGGTTTACTTGGAAGACGTCCGTCTTCGGGAGGTACAAGCATCTATCCGGACGATAAAGGATTTTTATGGATCAAATATGATGAATTTCATCAAGCGTTCTGTCAGGATTACGATGAGAAAGAATCGTTAATTATGTCGCTTTCACAACGTCCTATCCATGGCCAGTGTTTCGGTGATATGGCCGGAGATCCTGCCTGGGCTGTAAAACCCAGCTGGTATCAGATATCGGATGCTGATCATATGATTCCTCCGGAAACACAGCGGGAAATGGCTGAAAGGATGCAGTCAAAAAAAACTATTCATCTGGATGCAGGACATGCTTCATTGGCTTCACATCCCTCAGAAGTTGCCACTTTGATATTACAAGCAGAGAAACAGTTTAATAATAGTAACGTATCGTTGTCAACCGGCAACGGTACGTTTTCATTATTGCTTGTTAGATAA
- a CDS encoding winged helix-turn-helix transcriptional regulator, with protein sequence MEHSQIEHTDCPLQSSRTLMLIKDALDTIQGKWRIRIIAVLLDGPKRFRELSTELETITDRMLSLELKNLEINMLISKKIKSRYRTEMEYELTRHGYTLKPVISELIAWGDLHRSKITEKLIK encoded by the coding sequence ATGGAACACAGTCAAATTGAACATACGGATTGTCCTCTACAGTCATCGAGGACATTAATGCTTATAAAAGATGCATTGGATACTATTCAGGGAAAATGGAGGATACGTATAATAGCTGTCTTACTGGATGGTCCGAAGCGTTTTAGAGAACTTTCAACAGAACTTGAGACGATTACAGACAGAATGCTATCTCTGGAATTGAAAAATCTGGAAATAAATATGCTAATCTCAAAAAAAATAAAATCCAGATATCGTACGGAAATGGAATATGAGCTTACACGTCACGGGTATACACTTAAACCAGTGATCAGTGAACTGATTGCCTGGGGAGACTTGCATCGATCGAAAATAACCGAAAAGCTTATAAAATAA
- a CDS encoding NmrA family NAD(P)-binding protein, with product MEITKNNKTILVIGGSGKNGSRVVRKLRGLNYPTFSTVRKENTAQADVRIFEWKDTSTWEAALKDIDSIYIVHPDTSMPEAYTEIKELAEKSVEMGITRLVLLSGRGQQSVIKCEDVIRNSGLQWTIVRSAWFNQNFTEGHFAAGIQHGELTFLADKVKEPFVDLEDLSDVIVQCLIDDKHDHHIYEVTGSTLYSFEEAVQIIGAAKGKPVRYIHANADNYYELLVKHGLPQDLATHMIGAFEEILDGRNANIGDGIEKVLRRPPVSFTTFVNNNFQTAAGE from the coding sequence ATGGAAATCACAAAAAACAATAAGACAATCTTAGTTATCGGCGGGTCGGGTAAAAACGGAAGCCGTGTAGTCCGCAAACTAAGGGGACTGAACTATCCTACATTTTCTACAGTTCGCAAAGAGAACACAGCTCAGGCAGATGTCCGCATATTTGAGTGGAAAGATACCTCAACATGGGAGGCAGCTTTAAAAGATATTGACAGTATATACATTGTTCATCCGGATACTTCCATGCCAGAAGCGTATACAGAGATCAAAGAGTTAGCGGAGAAATCAGTGGAAATGGGCATCACCAGACTGGTTCTTCTTTCAGGAAGAGGGCAGCAATCTGTTATAAAATGTGAAGATGTTATAAGAAATTCGGGATTACAGTGGACAATAGTCCGATCTGCGTGGTTCAATCAGAATTTTACAGAAGGTCATTTTGCAGCTGGTATACAGCATGGCGAACTTACTTTTCTGGCAGACAAGGTGAAAGAACCTTTTGTAGATCTGGAAGATCTCTCAGACGTAATTGTTCAGTGTCTGATTGATGACAAACATGACCATCACATTTACGAAGTGACAGGTTCTACACTATATAGTTTTGAGGAGGCGGTACAGATAATAGGCGCAGCTAAAGGAAAACCGGTTCGCTATATACATGCAAATGCGGACAATTATTATGAGCTTCTGGTAAAACATGGTCTACCTCAAGACCTTGCCACTCATATGATCGGAGCATTTGAGGAAATACTCGATGGCAGAAATGCAAATATTGGCGATGGAATTGAAAAAGTACTGCGGCGTCCACCTGTTTCATTCACGACATTTGTGAATAATAATTTTCAGACTGCTGCAGGGGAATAA
- a CDS encoding cyclic nucleotide-binding domain-containing protein → MALTDFEKYGELFLAEKRIEDILYYAPEERYLRLLKESPLLFQHIPQKFISSYLGVTPQSLSRIRRRLMKKLP, encoded by the coding sequence ATGGCACTAACTGATTTTGAAAAATACGGAGAACTTTTTCTGGCCGAAAAGCGTATAGAAGATATTCTGTATTATGCTCCCGAAGAGAGATACTTGCGGTTGCTGAAAGAATCACCACTTTTATTTCAGCACATCCCCCAGAAGTTCATTTCAAGCTATCTGGGCGTGACACCGCAGTCGCTAAGCCGGATCCGAAGACGATTAATGAAGAAGTTACCTTAA